The Cynocephalus volans isolate mCynVol1 chromosome 5, mCynVol1.pri, whole genome shotgun sequence genomic sequence CACCTCCACACACATACCCCATTCAACGTACATTTAATGTAATTCGTCTTCTATATGAGGCATTGTTTAAAGAAAGACTAGTTTTGAAATCTGACCTCATTGTTCCCAGCCCTAGTTCTATTTCTTATGGATTTGTTTCTTGGGGATGTGATAACCTTGAAGTTCCTACGCCTTTGAGGAGCTACTGGAGAGAGTGAAAAGAGAACAGACTGACAGAAAAACTTCTGCAGACTTGTCATCATGACATGTTTTTGCTAAACTTGTTTAACTTATTTATAAAGAGCATAATGATGCTTGCTAACTAAATCTTCACTATGTCTTGATTGGTGAGATTATATtagtatttttgtctttctggCAGTCACAACTTGTGTGTGTAATTAAAATTattccttgtttctttcctttagtcattaaagttttgctttctaatgtttaagtctttttttttttatgtgtgaatatatttatTGCCTGAAAGAAACTGAATATTCCTATGTAGGTCAACATACACAGAGGAAATGATGACTGACAAGATCTGGTAAGTTTGCATATTATAGCTTCACTACaactttattgtttgtttctgttaTCAGAATCCTCTCAACAGCCCCACTTCATCTGTCAAATATTCCATGGggacaaaaaagagcaaaagcaTCTGTAGTCATCAtcgttgttgttgttcttgttaatTACAAAagttctatcttttctttctggtaGATTAGCTACTTAAGTGAAAATCATATCTCTAAAGGAATAGTTAAGAGATCTATTCTAAATAAAATACtctaagaatttatttctttcagcatctgtttcttcattttccaacTCATATTTCTTCATGGCAACAAAATATCGAATAAAAGTTTCTCCTAGAGCCTGTCTGAGACACTGATCTTCCTCCAGTGCCACAAGGGCATCTTCCAGTTTCAAAGGGATCTCGGAAGGTTTTGATTTATAAAGGTCCGTGCTCTCATCTGGACCAGCCAAGACCTCATCACTGCTTTGAAGTCCATCTAAGCCTGCAGCAACAGTCGCAGCCAGCACCAGGTAAGGGTTTGCTGTTGCTGAGCCTAGTTTATTTTCTATCCGGGTGCCTTTCTCACCATGACACTTGATATTAAAAGCACAGCTGTTATCATTGTATCCCCATGTCGTAGGCACACTCTCCTTCAGGTCTTTACTCTCCTTGGAATAACGCTTTCGGCAGCTAACAGCAGGCGCCATCAGGCAGCTGAGAGCAGCAGAGTGTTTCAACAGTCCTGCCAACCATTTTTTACCAGTGATTGTGAGCTGCTCAATTCCACAACTGCTGGAGAACATGTTTTTCTTCCCATCGACATCCCAGAGACTATGTGACAAAATTCCTGAATTGCAGAATCCAGTCCCAATGAAAAAGCTGGCAATGTAATTATATTTCCTTGCCACTTCTTTGACACCTGTTCTGAGGGTAAATGCATTATCAGCTGAACTGATGCCAAATTCAGGCAGAAAACAGATTTCCATCTGACCAGGCCTGGTAGaggaggaaaaactttcaacATTGGCTCCAGTGTGATACAAGCCATCAACGAGTTCCTGCATGAAGGGCTGGTCATGATTATTTAGTAGTGTTGAAGCAGGAAAAGACAAGGTCTTCGAATTGATAATTTCAGGCACaccaaaaatgcaaaaatcatagatgaaggcagagagaaaggaaaagccaaAGTCCTGCAGCTGACTCAGCTGCCTCTTTGCAATGTACCTTGGGGAAGTTAACAGAGGCTCGCCAGTCACAGTGAAGGTATCACATATCACTCTTGCAGTTCTCTCAGCCCACGGCAAAACTCTAAAGGTCGATAACTCTGGCATCAGGACTATGTCACTATTAAAACATGTGGCTCTTATGTGATTCACTTCATCGTCCTTAGGATTCGGTATCAATTCAAGATAACCTCGGGGCATGTAAACGCCATGGATCACTTTTTCCTAAAGaaggaaaaggataaaataattagATTTTGAAAACTTGAAAACAAACAAGAGTTGAAAAAGAACCttcctagtaaaaaaaaaaaaaatgtgtttaacatCTGTTGATTAACACTAAATTGATGgcagataaattttaaatatcttaaaataaaaccCCCAAAGGTAACTTTATAAATAACTCAATATTTTAAGCCTTGAAGGCAGTATACACTCTTAGATCTGAAAATAGCTTATTTATAAAAggtataatgaaaaagaaaatcattttacaaAAGGTAAAGCCTTATGGAAATATTGGACACATGTAAAGTCATATGGAAAAAGTCTCCCACACATTTGACCAGTGCCAGCCACATAGTAAGTTCTCTAAAAAAGAGTAGACACTGTTTTATCATATGTTCTCTATTTGGCCTTTTCCAATTATGTAGTAgtctttttctctattcttaGTAGAtggtttgttttctaaaaatcaatattttttcgATTTAATAAGAAAGAGCACTTAGTTCAGatgaagaataaagagaaatattaaagCTGAGCTGAAGACAGTtgatgcaataaaaaagaaaagaaaagaaaagctctgAACTAGAAATAAGGTGACACAGACTaatgtcccagctctgccattaacTGTCTGCATAATTTTAAGGaagttttctttaacttttctgggcctcattttccttatctgtaagggAAGAAGATGgattatattatttcttatataCCTTCATGGTAGAacttaataattttcaaattgatattttattttcaacaaacagaaaaaagtcttaaaattatttttataaaaatgaaaattactttttattaagCCATGGGCAGACTCAAAGTATTGACTCCACTCTTTGTTTAATGAATTTCCCAGATAgaattgtatacacacacatacataacacAAGCACATGTTGTTTAGATTGGTTTGCACAGATAAACCTATTTTTATTGTCTATATAttatgaattttccaaaattaattaattaatctgtAGTTACAAATATTCACAATGCAAATACTCCTTATGATTTACACCTTCACAAGTTCGAAAATGAATTTAaagtgttttgtttaaaaaaagaaaagatttttttattttacttctcaaaatacactgtagttgattttcatgccccttcaaacctgttcctctccaccccctccccaccccccatcatatctgttcacttgacttaaatagtgcaaggaatttttgtggttattctgtcttcttccccccaattttatttgtttgtatgtttatttatttatttatttttagctctcacaaataactgagaacatgcggtatttctctttctgtgcctgacttgtttcacttaatgtaatctttctctaagtccatctgatctttgacaaaggcagcaaatctactggggaagagactgccttttcaacaagtggtgctgggaaaactgcatactcatatgtaggagaatgaaacttgacccatacccttcaccatataccaaaatcaactcaaaatggattaaagaattaaatatacatcctgaaacaataaaactccttaaataaaacataggagaaacactccaggaagtaggattgggtacacacttcatgaataggacccaaaatgcacaggcaactaaaggaaaaataaacaagttggattatatcaaactaaaaagcttctgcaaagaaaaagaaacaatcaacagagtaaaaagacaaccaacacagtgggaaaaaatatttgcagaatatacatctgacaaaggattaatatccagaatatacaaggaattcaaacaactttacagcaaaaaaacaaataaactaattaaaaaatggtcaaaggagctgaatagtcatttctcaaaggaagatatttctcaaaggaagatatatgaatgaccaacagacacatgaaaaaatgcgcaacatcactcagcatctgggcaATGCAAATCAAgagcactttgagataccatctcactccagttaggatggctaacatccaaaagactgagaatgataaatgctggagaggttgtggagaaaaaggaactctcctacactgtttaTAGGgatgcaaattggtgcagcccttagggaaaatggtgtggaggttcctcaaacaattacagatagatctaccatacgacccagtgattccactgctgggaatatacccagaggaatggaaatcatcctgccaaagggatacctgtactccaatgtttattgcagctttatttacaatagccaagagctggaaccagcccaaatgtccaccatctgatgagtggataaggaaactggtatatctgcacaatggaatactactctgctataaaaaaagagcaaaatactaccattcacaataacctggatggaaaaaaaaatagatattttaagatcactaaatgagaataaaataacaataaccaagtaataaaatgagaaagtgaGTTATCAGAAAACTGGGACTAAGAATAGATCTAGCCATTAAAAGTATATATGATGAGTCATATCAAAATTGTCATAATAAATAAACTTTCTCTAATTAAACTTCAGGAAAAAAGCTGGTTCTTATATGTGAGATATTGaacaaaataatgcaaaatattttaaataccagttcaaaaaaaaaaacagtaattttctCATTATGCTAATTATATCAATCCTCATCAAATGTAATCAGCATATTAAGTTATGTTTTTGAAAGGGGTTCCATTGATAAACTAGAGCAATGTTCTAAATATGTAGCTTTTAGATGTTATTAATggaataaatgattaaaatgtgACAAAAACTGAATAGCAAACAGTTTTATATTGAGGTCTCTGACAAGTGCCTGAAGTGTCAgttatgttttcttattgatcGAAAAAGATTCATGTGAATTATATTCTGGGCCTGTCCACAGGAGATTCCATATTTTTGTTATCAAAATTAACCAATATGTGTTCTTGCCTGGATGAAGAGGAAACAATATCTGAGGGCAGGTCtaaaaaatttcttaagaaaaaatttgaatctgttaaaattctttaaaaagagttttgaagatgtccagtttttcccaacataaagaaaattttaaaaggtactATTTGATATtaatgtgataaaaatatttttttttcaaatagttaaACATAGAGGATGCTTAACTTTTATACTTTCTTCATTAGAAAGGACTGATGTCCCTTCATGAGaaatttgatatttaaataaCACAACAAATCAGTCGTCAAAATAAACACATGacaaaaatatctcaaaatataaCACAACAAAAATATAACATGACAAAAAATATAATATGACAAAAATATCACTGACCAAAATATCTCAGAAAGTCTCAAAACATAACTAAAAATACAATGTTCCTTAATGTCACCATTTCTgagaatttaataatattaagtcatCCAATAACAATGGAGCATTTTCATATCAGAATTAGGAGCTGAAAGGGATACACTTTTTATCTAGCAAATTCTTTCTATTTAAtcgtttttttcccttttatatttGCTCTTGGGTCCTCTGTTGCAATTTTCTCatgtcaaataaaatataatcttcaTAATTGCAGTAAGGGAGAAAACATAATTCTGTGAAGGAAAATTATTCAAGGCAGAAGAACTAAAATTACCAGTCTTAATTGGTTTTACATTTCTATTGGGTAAAGAAATTGCTGTTTGAGAGCTGAAAGTATATGTGCAACTCCTTGGGGAGCAATAATGTGTTTGGGGAGggacaaaggaagaaacaaagtaaATTACTGGTTTTCAGTTTGAATTGCTATACAGATTACAAGAAAATAGGGAAGAGTAATAAGGGCCATTTGCTTGCTAACGGTTGTGAAATTACATTCAATCATAGCTATGTGTAAAACTCACTTGAAAAAAGTGTGCAGGGATACTCTTAGACCTGGACACACCATGGAGGTCTGTTGCTTCAAATCGCACAAATTGGAGGTGATTTTTCGCCATCTCttgtttaatatatttcattCTAGAAGAGAGTTGAGGTGGAGTCAGAATTTCAGTGCTGTCCCTGGTGtgatctgtaaaataaagaatggTTCTAAGTCACTAGATCATGATGAACTGAGAAGCAAAAGGAAACTAGAGAGTAGTGAATTAGTCATTATGACTATGAATAAAAGCATCATATGTTTACCATGTCATTGGCTTAGAGTTGAAGATTTTACATTTCTTAGCCTGCCTTTACCATCTTTCCAAGAACATTGTGTTTAAACATCCTAAGAGATTGTTTATCAGTTGGTACTATGTTAAAGTTAGCATTATTTGCATAAgtatagaaataccatatgtagGTGCTTACCAAAAATCTCTTTACTTATGATAATTAGAATGTACTTGCATAACAGCTTTGGCACCATAAAAGTCTATATATAGATAACTATCATTGAAAAGATTTTGGATACCCAAGggaataaaaatcatcatgtcaaagggatatctgcactaccatgtttattgcagctgtatccACAAcagtcaaaatatggaaccaacctaaatgtccattgacaaatgacTAGATAAAGGTAATGTGTTATATATGtgcaatggaataatactcagccataaaaaagagtgaaattctgccattcatagcagtGTGAatgcacttagagaaaattatgttaaatgaaataagccaggcacataaagagaaataccccaagttctcactcataagtgggaactaaagacaaacaaacaaacaaataataaacaaacaataataataattagttgaGCTTTCGGAAGAAGAGactagaactgtggttactagaggcaggaaaagggaagggggaaggggaatagtgagaggttggttaatggatacaaaacaactgggtagaaaaaataagttctatcgGTGTCTAGTCAAGCTAGGCATcgataattaacaataacttactgcatattatcaaaaggctagaagagaggagattgaatgtcctcatcacaaagaaacaattaagttttgtaatgatgaatatgctcactaccctgatttgatcatcactcattgtataaatgtattgaACTACAACTCTctatcccaaaaatatgtataattgatacatttcaataaaaaagaaagaaaggaaaagattctGGACTTCTTGAACTAACTGCTAATACCTAAATTAAAAGTTTCTATACAAATGAAGGTAAAATTACtttgtttggtttgtttattttctgtggttttgttttgttttggtggttttatgttttgggtttgtttgtttttttcccaaaatgcttttttttctttataatggcATCTGAATCTAAGAAATCTACATCTCAATTTGTTTAAATAAGCAAACAGAAGTGTTTTTCAAGAATGAGAGTGTAGGAAATAAAAAGCTGGACTCAAACacccaattttaaaattagaaacatttttttaaagttcttttttgaGACTTTTAAGATAGTCTGCAAATTCTAAAACTTTAGAGCTAGAAGACTTGGGAGATAAATCATCTAATCTGACCAACTTGTTAGCTTGAGTGCCAGAGAGGTACAATGAAGTCCCACTATCAGTTAATTGCCAAAATCAAAACTAGAATCTGAACTTCTCAACTCTTGGTGGGCGGCTTAATATCCCAAAATGAACGAATATATCTATAGCACACGGAAGGGCCATGCACATAGTACACATTATAAGTGTTAGGTACTGTCCAAACTTTCAGGAGAGGCAGCAGGGTATAGTGGTTCCATACAAACACTTACACCCATCTGCCTCCTTTCAAATCCTTCttatcttctctgtgcctctgctttCTCACGGATAAAATATTACCTACTTCATAGGTTTGTTATGGGGATTAAACAAGTTGTTTAACGGTTACTGGCAGACAGTAAGCACCATATAAGTGTTCCTTAAAAGCATAAAGTGAGCACAATTACTCTAACTCTAGAAAAATGGTACCatgatcctgtctgcatccaaaCACTCATCAATCTGTCACATCACTGACAATGAGCAGCTATAATTTTAAAGTGATACATGAGTATTTTTTCAAGACATAATTGGgctttaaaaataagcataaagATTGACAgtttaaaaacatacattaaGTAGATTTTAAGTATATGAAGCATGAGGAAAACAAATTACTGGTTCCACCTACGCAAATATATTAGAGATAATTTCCTGTCACTGATACGTTTGGCTACTCTGAGGCTCCTGAGGCTTTATAACTACCTTCCATTTAACACAAACAATTAAGCTGAAGCAATTAGAATGTTTCATGCTAAATTAGCAGTTGCTGTGTTCCCAACCTATTCTGAAATATTGGGTGTTCAGCCCCAGTTGAATAATgctctttaaataaatataatttataggcattttaaaatatggaaattttcAGATAATTGGCATTCAAAACATAATAAGTAATTACATGTAAGCTATAAAGAATGCATCTCCTATAAAAGGAAAAAGGTAATTTTATTGGTTCACTAGTAATAGGATCACAGTTAATCGTATTAGTTGTTTGCTTTGTCTGCATCCTCTAACTTTTctacaataaatacatattatttcaaaataagaaaaacatttacaCACTCAATatagatttgtttttattaccACACCCTATTCACACTGGACCAATATCTAGGAAGCAGCTAGAAAAAGCTCTGCCCTCATAGAGTGGGGGAACTACAGACAACAAACATGTCATCAAATGCAAAGGTGGGATGATTTCACGTGGTGAaagtgctgaaaaaaataaaacgtaATCACCTGGAGAATGAATTACGTTAGACTATATCACAATGTGGGCAGGTCAAAACCCTGATTCACTTCAAGATCTCTAAGTTCCACTGTGGCTGGACAGTGAGTCTATGTATTAATTTGCCATGGCTGTCATAAGAAATATCCCAGACCAGGTGGCTTAAGCAGAAACATAGAtcctcacacttctggaggctggaaattcaAGATCAGGTGTGTCAACAAGAttgtttctcctgaggcctctctccgtGCTTGTAGACAGCCATCTACTCCCAGTATCTTCACCAGATCTTCCCCGTGCTTGTCTGTCTACCAACTCCTCTACTTATGAGGACCTCAGTCACATTAGAGCCCACCGAAATGACCTCaattaatcttaattacctctttaaagaccctatctacaaattcagtcacattctgaggtactgacagttaggacttcaacatcagaattttaaagagaatttcttgtaggccACATATATGACTACCATCAAAAAGGTGAAAgttaagtgttggtgaggatgtggagaaaacggaatccttgcacactgttagtaggaatgtaaaattaGCACAGCCATCACAGAAAActgtgtggaggttcctcaaaaaactaaaaatggagctaccatatgatctagcaaatctactgctgggtatttatccaaggGAGAGGAAATTAGCCTACCAAAGAGCTatctgcaccctcatgtttattgcagcactactcacaatagccaagatatggactcAACCAaggtgtccatcaatagatgaatgaataaagaaaatgtggtatacacacacatggaatactactcagccatcaaaaagaatgaaatcctgtcatttgcagcaacatggataagcctcgaagatattatgttaagtgaaataagacacagaaagataaataccacattctcactcataggtgagagctaaaaataatcaGTTGAACTTTCagcagtagagagtagaactgtggttactagaggctgagaagaGGATGGGAAGTGGGGtaatgagaggttggttaacagacacaaaattacagataaataggaaaaataagttgtcATGGTTTACAGCAGTGCTAGGCAtttataactaacaataatttatttcatgttttctgaTGGCTAGAAGAAAGAGgattaaatgttctcatcacaaagaaatgataaacttttgcaatgatgaatttgctaactatcctgatttggtcattacATACTGtatactgtatacatgtattaaaatataactccatactccatttaaaaaaaaataaaaaagaatttgggggagacacaattcatcCCCTAACAGTATATCATGGTATTTCCATTTTCCTCAGAGTCCTTATTGCCACCTGCTGCCACAATGTGTAATGACATTGGCTCCGTGAGAGCAGGGGCATAGTTTTACTTGCTCCTGTATCCATAGAACCTGTAGCAGTGCAGGCATATGATAGGCACCCCATAAATATTCCTTTAATAAGTGACTgtgtaagtgaataaataaataaaagaataaattaatatgtCCTGTGTCATTTGACCTTGTATAAATTAGTaagtaaaaattgaaatcatatattttcatatttcaatttttcatttaaaagttaaattctTTCACCAATATCCAACCCGATCCAACCTAATTTCATTTTCAAGGCATCAACTAATATCGCTGCATGATAGTCtaagtttcttttcttcaaataaattatatttgttaCTTACAATTAAACCTTTTGGTCAGCCTTTCCCAGCTGCACATGATGAATAGCAGGCAGATAATTGCCAGTTCAGGgactcatttgtttttcttacagtGTGCTTCCGGGGAAGTGTTCTTTCCTATCCCCTCGGAGGACTAATAAATTAAATCAATGTGCTTTTACAGAGGAAGTTTTACTGCTGTggatatttaggaaaaaaattttttaaattacattttcttttttttaattcaaagctCTATAGCAACTAGAAGTCCTTGGGGAAATGTCCTTTTTCAGTGACAGTACGGACATATTTTAGTTATAGAAAACAAACTATGGTCACTTATAAAACACAGATTCTATCGGCAGTTGGGCTTTCAGAAATACTAATCTATATAAAGGGAAAAGTTCATTTGACAATACACTTGGTAACACATTTAGCTTATTACATGCCTGGGATGATCTGCCACACTCCTTTTCAAGGGCCTGTTGTCCTTCATCCAGTAGCTACTGTGAGAGCCACCCTGTTAGTGCAAATGTGACCCCACCCTCTGGCCACATCATGTTAGCCGAGACACTGTCGGAAAGAAGGTGGCCAAAAGGCCAGGTACAAAGCAGgatcaaaagcaaaaacaattaaaaaagcaggggagaaaaggggctttgctttaggaaaaaaatattatttttggaaaaactcAGAGTagttattacaaaagaaaatactaTATCAAAATTTCTTACACTTATCTTGAAGgtcaatttttacatttatttttaaatgatgcattGGTGGTTTGCTGGGGATTATAAACTTTTTGGTATTTAGGGCCTGTAGAAAACTTAATCCAGTCTGGGCCAAAGAAGGAGCTTCCGAACTAAACAAGTTGAGTCCATAATGGCACCCACACCCCTAGTCATGGTGGATGGTGCAAAGAGAGCTCATGACACAAGTTCTTTCCTCTGACTTTTTACTTAAGACTAAGAAAtggtaaattctatttttcttttgtggctgaaattagaatatataaaacaaaagtcACAAACTGTGGAGGAGCCAATATGGCCAGCAGATGTTTTCTGATTAGTCTTCCCAGCGTTCAGATACTGTTTTGAATTAGTTGACAATACTTAAATATTAGAAAGTTTCATGTAAAGAATCTTGAGTTCAAGCTTCTCCTAGAACTAGACCTGGCAACACCAGGTGGATATTTTTTCATGCAACTGTTAGCTGGAGCTCTGAGATAGCATGGATAGGGCATTCCTCCTCTAGTTCATGGGGtagcaaatgttttctgtaaatagtaaatatttgcaaCTTTGAAGGCCACATGATATTTGTTGGAACTACTCAACTATGCCATTTTAGCACAAAAGCAGgtataaacaaaacataaattttattttcataaagttttCAGCAGGCTGAATTTGGCTCTCAGGCCAGAGTTTGACCTCTGCTCTCATTTCTCATGACCAGAGCCCCTCCCTATTTTCTAACCCCAGCCCACCTCTCATTTGTATCACCTGCATGGTCCCTGTGGGCATTTGTGTCAACAGCTCTTGCTGTTTAGAGGCTGTCCATGCTCATGTTCTTCACTTCATGGAGAAATTCATGAAGCCAAAGCTCAGAGAATTTCAGTGATGAGAGATGGTATAGTAGGCAGGAAGGCCCTCCAGTGATGTCCACCACATCCTAATCCGTGGAACCTGTGAGTATGTTAAATTGCATGGCAAAGGGACTTTGCTGGTGTGATAAAGGTTATGgactttaaaatagggagattatcttggataaTCCAGGTGAGCCCTTAAGAGCAAAAAACTTTCTCCAACTGGAGGCAGATGTGAAAGAAAGGGAATTCGAAGAGATTCCAAATAtgagaagaaactgaggttttgCTGTCTTTGAGAT encodes the following:
- the LGSN gene encoding lengsin → MGWDWSDNVIWRIEKAEERWLQLYHEGPELIWRLEGTQKIKMEIQQSGINEHLSFDSSSAFLAYCALGMTHQSRMFIFYHLPDLSEKSLHGIRYLQSLLEDTRDEGNEIDASRMSKLRKTRKKVTKPRVCSSEVGEMDISNSNGRIRNQMVCHKLGDTSKSVMGPGSAETHLPPDDKDSQDQTIVIKPSSPKTPVSPPGGEFYPNSDHTRDSTEILTPPQLSSRMKYIKQEMAKNHLQFVRFEATDLHGVSRSKSIPAHFFQEKVIHGVYMPRGYLELIPNPKDDEVNHIRATCFNSDIVLMPELSTFRVLPWAERTARVICDTFTVTGEPLLTSPRYIAKRQLSQLQDFGFSFLSAFIYDFCIFGVPEIINSKTLSFPASTLLNNHDQPFMQELVDGLYHTGANVESFSSSTRPGQMEICFLPEFGISSADNAFTLRTGVKEVARKYNYIASFFIGTGFCNSGILSHSLWDVDGKKNMFSSSCGIEQLTITGKKWLAGLLKHSAALSCLMAPAVSCRKRYSKESKDLKESVPTTWGYNDNSCAFNIKCHGEKGTRIENKLGSATANPYLVLAATVAAGLDGLQSSDEVLAGPDESTDLYKSKPSEIPLKLEDALVALEEDQCLRQALGETFIRYFVAMKKYELENEETDAERNKFLEYFI